The genomic segment GTTGCAGCGACAAGCGTCTGCGGCAACTGGGATGGCCAGTAGGTCACCACAATGTAGCCGTTGAAGTCGAGATCCAGCAGACGGTGCTTCACAGCATCACGCAGGAAGTAGTGTCCTTCGTCCACGACGATCCGATGAGGCGTACCGATGCGCCTCCGCATGACGTTCAGGGCTGGCAGCGTCGACCGGATGTACTCGAGTTTCGCGCGGTGTTCGATGCAGGAGAGGTCGATGACCACGCTGCGGTCCGGGTAACGCAGCGCGTGGAGCAGCGCGCGCGGAGTGGGTGGACCATCTTCTCCTCCGAGCACTCGAACGCCAGGAAGTGCGTCGAGCGTCCTGTAGTCCCCCTCCGGGTCGATGACGCAGAGACTGTACCCGTGAAGGATGAGCCGCTCGCAGAGGAGGCCGGCGAGCCAGGACTTACCGGAGTTCGTTTCACCCATGATGAGCATGTTCCTGCCGCGCACGGCCAGAGAGAACTCCCGCCCATCGGCGGTGTGCCCCAAGGTGAGACGGCGCCTTGCCCGAACCGGCGCAGGCAGTCGGCCCCTCGCGGCGAGACCTCTTATGAAGTCGCCGACGGCGGTCGGGTCGGAACCGCCGATAACGATATCCGCGGCAGCGCGGAGTGAAGAACTGCCCCATTCGACAGCCGCGCCCACCTCGGCGAGTCGAAGCAGTTCGTGATCGTTCTCGGCGTCGCCGACGGCTACGGCGTTGCGGGGTGACGCTCGAAGCATCTCCAGTGCGGCGCTCAGTCCTGTGGCTTTGCTGATGCCCT from the Candidatus Eisenbacteria bacterium genome contains:
- a CDS encoding HAD-IIB family hydrolase, yielding MKLSVLALDYDGTIARDDRLDPAVREAIAEARHRGVSMMLVTGRTLDDLQRVAGELSFVDGVVAENGAIVHFPNGGLTAALAPPLPPAFAARLKERGIPFDAGQYLVDADASTAPRMLDVIRELELPIALVFNRSRVMALTQGISKATGLSAALEMLRASPRNAVAVGDAENDHELLRLAEVGAAVEWGSSSLRAAADIVIGGSDPTAVGDFIRGLAARGRLPAPVRARRRLTLGHTADGREFSLAVRGRNMLIMGETNSGKSWLAGLLCERLILHGYSLCVIDPEGDYRTLDALPGVRVLGGEDGPPTPRALLHALRYPDRSVVIDLSCIEHRAKLEYIRSTLPALNVMRRRIGTPHRIVVDEGHYFLRDAVKHRLLDLDFNGYIVVTYWPSQLPQTLVAAT